AGCGACAACGAGCAATCACCACGGGGGACAGAGGAAAGTCTGCAGACCCGAACAGAACTAGCTATCAGGAAGGATGTCGTCATGCAGAGCCCCAAAACTGTGGCCAACAAGGACAGCGCCCCCGACGGAGAGCCGGAAAGAACCGAGAAAAAGCTTGTGCTTGGACTTCAGAAAGGAGAAGGTCACCTGGGTGCCAAGGCCAGTTTCTCTTACACCAGGATCAAGTCAGAGCCTTCCAGTCCCAGACTGGCGTCCTCACCAGTTCAGCACAACATGGGACCCACATTTCCCATGGGCCCATTCCTTTCGCAGTTTGCATTCTCCCAAGACATTTCAGTAGTGCCCCAAGCGTCTGAGATTTTAGCCAAAATGTCAGAACTTGTGCATCGCAGACTACGCCATGGAGGGAACAGTTACCCGCCCGTCATCTACAGTCCTCTGATGCCAAAAGGGGCAACCTGCTTCGAGTGTAACATAACTTTCAATAATCTGGACAACTACCTTGTCCACAAAAAACACTACTGCAATAGTCGCTGGCAGCACATGGCCAAATCTCCTGATTTCTCCACTGTTTCAGACAAGGTGACAGACTCCGTGAGTCCAAACAGTGGTCACAGTTCAGTAGGGTTGCTTGCTGGATGCCACCCACCAGAGACGGATCATCTAATGCCATCAGCATGCTTGAACTCCTCTGTTTTGGACATTATTAATGCCAGTGGTAAAGTGCCTGATAAAGACCTCAGTGGACAGGTGAAAAAGGTCACCACACCAACAGGTGTTGAAGACAGACTCAATGGTAAACAGGCTGAAGTCAAGAGTCCAAACGCATCCTTAGGGGATGGTGAGAATGATCCCAACAAAACCACTTGTGAGGCCTGCAACATCACCTTTAGTCGTCACGAAACTTACATGGTCCACAAGCAGTATTACTGTGCCACGCGCCATGACCCACCAATGAAGCGCATGTCTACTAACAAGGTGCCCGCCATGCAGAGAACCATGAGGACACGCAAACGCAGGAAGATGTATGAAATGTGCCTGCCAGACCAGGAACAGAGGCAGCCAATAGGGCCACAGTCTGGATTTCTGGGTGTTCCCACCCTGGGAAATCCCTGTACGTCCCAAGAAACTGTGGAAGGCCTGGCTGACCGTTTCCATCCGCGCTGTGACGTCTTTCAAGGGATGGTCCCGAAACACCTTGAGGCTTCTCTTACAGTCACAAAATCCATCCTAGCTCCCAAAAGCAATGCCATTACTGACACGCAAGAACTGGACGCACCAATCGATCTTAGCAAAAAGTGCTCGCTAGTCTCTGACAAGACATGTAACTCACCCAAAAGACTCTTGGACTATCATGAATGCACTGTTTGCAAGATAAGTTTTAACAAGGTGGAGAATTACTTAGCTCATAAACAGAACTTTTGCCCAGTTACAGCCGCTCAGCACGAGATCGCTGGCATCGACCAGACTGTGTTTCCAAGCATGAAGATTGAAGGCACTAATCCCGAAGACATATTCGACAAGACTCCTGTGAAATCTGAGAAAAATGGTGGCACCAAGGTGACGGTGCAAAACGGCAGTCTGTTCCCTCCACACCTTGGACCTGTGCCAGAGCTAAAGACTTTCAATGACCCCCAGCTCCTGCCCTCCAAAGAAGTGTTTCTGCCACATGGCCTTTACCCTGGAGCaataaaaaagatgaaaacCAGTGAGCCAATATCACCATATTTCGGGATAAAGCCTAGTGATTTCCTGGCAGGAGGCATGACTAAACAGGGTGAACCCAGTGATCAAGAGCAGGGTACTAACGGAGCAACTGAAGAAGGCAAAGAACAACCAGCAGCCAATGGCTGCCCTCAACCTAGCAAAGACCCACTGCCCCTGCTCCCGAAGAACAGGGGAATGGTCATCGTCAACGGCGGGCACAAAGTGGACGACAGCCAATCATCGGTACCCAATCAGCAAGAGAACCAGCCCAACAACACGTCGCCAACAGATGGGCAAACGTCTCCCACATGGGGCTCTGAGAACCCCCCGGATCCTAACGGCAACGCATCACCTACATCTAAATCGCCGGTTGAGGATGCACCACCTGTTGTGGCCAAAGGCGTAAATGGTTCGGCTCAGCCAGCTGGAAGCGGCAAGTACTGCCGCCTCTGTGACATCCAGTTCAATAACTTATCGAACTTTATCACCCACAAGAAGTTCTATTGCTCGTCACATGCTGCCGAGCACGTGAAATGAAA
This genomic interval from Ictalurus punctatus breed USDA103 chromosome 23, Coco_2.0, whole genome shotgun sequence contains the following:
- the zfpm2a gene encoding zinc finger protein ZFPM2a, with the protein product MSRRKQSNPRQIKRPLDDGLEEEEEECVSEGNELAAKEEFSAEENFTTDFETENLGCEDMEYFCAKGEDTSNREIGETDMEGQNDKTRPPPLEAEEWDGPRELDLLNKDGERRVQSRQQLPVGTTWGPFDGKIEMSTDGTNLKTKAPVPVVLSSGPRWLLDVTWQGAEDNKNNCVVYSKGGQLWCTTTKNIMEGEELVAFVVDFDSRLHSVNHMSLSEGMYPARLLDTIQLLPQQAAMASILPTAIVNKDIFPCKACGIWFRSERNLQAHLMYYCSGRQRDPDSVPEENEVNPHQTPSICPFPQCNKSFGTPRALEMHLSTHSGVKMEETLPPGTSLKCTICNYTADSLITFQHHILTHLSQAAFRCNHCHISFQNHRELLQHQDLHGHSGKIHRESDNEQSPRGTEESLQTRTELAIRKDVVMQSPKTVANKDSAPDGEPERTEKKLVLGLQKGEGHLGAKASFSYTRIKSEPSSPRLASSPVQHNMGPTFPMGPFLSQFAFSQDISVVPQASEILAKMSELVHRRLRHGGNSYPPVIYSPLMPKGATCFECNITFNNLDNYLVHKKHYCNSRWQHMAKSPDFSTVSDKVTDSVSPNSGHSSVGLLAGCHPPETDHLMPSACLNSSVLDIINASGKVPDKDLSGQVKKVTTPTGVEDRLNGKQAEVKSPNASLGDGENDPNKTTCEACNITFSRHETYMVHKQYYCATRHDPPMKRMSTNKVPAMQRTMRTRKRRKMYEMCLPDQEQRQPIGPQSGFLGVPTLGNPCTSQETVEGLADRFHPRCDVFQGMVPKHLEASLTVTKSILAPKSNAITDTQELDAPIDLSKKCSLVSDKTCNSPKRLLDYHECTVCKISFNKVENYLAHKQNFCPVTAAQHEIAGIDQTVFPSMKIEGTNPEDIFDKTPVKSEKNGGTKVTVQNGSLFPPHLGPVPELKTFNDPQLLPSKEVFLPHGLYPGAIKKMKTSEPISPYFGIKPSDFLAGGMTKQGEPSDQEQGTNGATEEGKEQPAANGCPQPSKDPLPLLPKNRGMVIVNGGHKVDDSQSSVPNQQENQPNNTSPTDGQTSPTWGSENPPDPNGNASPTSKSPVEDAPPVVAKGVNGSAQPAGSGKYCRLCDIQFNNLSNFITHKKFYCSSHAAEHVK